ACCGTCGCCAAACCCGCCCTAAGGCGGGACCAGTCCGGAGCCTGGACGACTTCACGACACTCGAAAGATTAGATACGCTGAGTTCCCTAGATTAGATACGGAACGTTTCCTATGGCAGGGGGAGTCGCAACATGTCAGAGACCCGGTCCAAGGACCGTCTCGATCCGGCGCTGCTCAAGCTCGCCGGCATTCTCGTGATCGGCGGCCTGGCGCCGCTGCTCGACACCACGATCGTCAACGTCGCCCTCGACGGGCTCAGCCGGCAGCTCGACAGCACGGTGACCACGGTGCAGTGGGTCAGCACCGGCTACCTGCTGGCCTTCGCCATGTCGATTCCGGCCACCGGATGGGCCGCGGACCGGTTCGGCGCCAAGCGGGTCTGGATGTGGTCGCTGGCCCTGTTCATGGTCACCTCGGCGGCGGCCGGAGCGGCCTGGAACATCGAGAGCCTCATCGCCATCCGCGTGCTGCAGGGCATCGCGGGTGGTTTCATGCAGCCCGTGCTGCAGATCATGCTGGTCCGCTCCGCGGGACCGCGCCGGCTGGGCCGCATCCTGACCGTGGTCACCCTGGCCGCGGTCGTCGCGCCCATCCTCGGGCCGGTGCTCGGCGGCCTCATCGTCAGCAACACCAGCTGGCGCTGGATCTTCTACGTCAACGTGCCCCTGTGCCTGATCGCGCTGCTGCTCGCCTGGCGTCACCTGCCCGCCCAGGAGGCACGGACCACCAAGCGCCTGGACGTCGCGGGCATCGCCCTGCTGTCACCGGCGCTGGCCGGCGTCGTCTACGGCCTCACGGAGGTCGGGCGGTACGGCGGGTTCGGGAGGGCTCAGGCCATCGTGCCGCTGATCGGCGGCCTGGTGCTCCTGACGGCCTTCCTGCTGTACAGCCTGCGCAGGCGGGACGCCGTTCTGGATGTGCGCCTCTTCCGGGTGCGGTCGTTCTCGATGAGCGCGGTGCTGCTCTTCCTCGCGGGTTTCTCGTTGTACGGCGCGATCCTGCTGCTGCCCCTGTATTACCAGCAGGTGCGAGGAGACACGGCGTTGACCGCCGGTCTCCTGCTGGCTCCCCAGGGTCTCGGCGCTCTTCTCACCCGCTGGGCGGGCGGTCTCACCGACCGGATCGGAGCGAAGCCGATCGTCGTGTCCGGCATGCTGCTCGCGCTGGTGGGCACGCTGGCGTACACCCAGGTCGGCACGGACACCAACGAGTGGTACCTCGGCATCGCCCTGGTCGTCCGCGGCGCCGGGCTCGGCGCGGCGACGGTGGCCATCGTGACCGGGGCCTACGTCGACCTGACCCCGGACGACATCCCGAACGCGACCACCGTGATCCGCATCATGCAGCAGCTCGGCGGTTCGTTCGGCACGGCCGCGCTGGTGGTGATCCTGGAGCACGCGACGTCGGGCAGCGGGCTGGGCGACCGGGCCGCCGGGTTCGGGACGGCGTTCTGGTGGGTGACGGGCTTCAGCGTCCTGGCCCTGGTCCCGGCACTGCTTCTGCCGTCCCGCAGGACGGGCCCGGCCGCTCAGAAGGCGGCGGCTTCGGGAACGAGCGGCCGGCCCGTCCCCACGAAGTGACCGCCGGGCTCCGTAGGCGGTTCCCGGCGGTGCCGCGGCACCGGCGGGAACCGCCTACGGAGCCCTCGGCGTTCAGGAAGCGGCCACCTGCGGGAGCGCGGCCGTGCGGATGCTCTCGGCGAGCGTCACCGGCGTGGGTGCCGCGAACAGATCCGCCAGTTTCAGTGTCACGCCGGTGCTCTGCTCGAGCCGCTGGAGCAACTGGGCACCCAGCAGCGAGTGCCCACCATGGGCGAAGAAGTTGGTTTCCGGACCGACGTCGTCCCGGTCGAGCAGCTCGCGCCACAGCTCCACGAGGTCCCGCACCGCGTCGTCGGCCACCTCTTCGGCGGCTGTTCCCGGCGTCCGCACCGCCGTACGTCCGCCCGCGGCCAGTGCCTCCAGCGCGACGTAATCGGTCTTCTCGTTGGCACTGACCGGCAGGGCGTCCAGGACGACGAAGTCCTGCGGCAGCGCGGCCCTCGGCAGTTCGGCCCGGGCGTAGGTCCACAGGTCGTCCGCCACGTCCCGCTCTTCGGTGGTCTCCACGAAGGCGACCAGGTGCGCGTCGGCGCTGCGGTCGCCGACCACGACCACCGCCGCCGCCCGGACCAGTGGATGTCCGAGCAGGATGGCTTCGACCTCACCCAGTTCGATGCGATTGCCGCGCAGCTTGACCTGCCGGTCCGCCCTGCCGAACAGCTCCAGCGTGCCGTCGGCCCGCCAACGCCCCAGGTCGCCGGTCCGGTAGTAGCGGCCGTGCACGGCGTGCACTCCGAAGCGCTCATCGGTCAGCTCAGGCCGGTTGTGGTAGCCCAGCGCGACGCCGGCACCGGCCACCCACAGTTCGCCGCGCACGCCCACGGGCAGCTCCCGGCCGTCGGGGGCGACCACCATGACCCGGGTGTTGCGGATCGGCACGCCGATGTCGAGCCGTTCCTCGGGCACGTGTGCGGCCTCGCGCAGGACCGACCAGGTGCACCAGGTGACGGTCTCGGTCGGCCCATAGGCGTGGTGCACCTCGCTGCCGGCCGCCAGCAACCGCCGTATCAGCTCCACCGGAACGGTCTCGCCGCCGGTCACGACACGGCGACCGGCGAGCAGGGGAGCGACATGGTCCAGCACCAGGCGCCAGGTGGTGGGCGTGGCCTGGAGGACGTCGGGCTCATATCGCTCGATGGTGTCGAGCAGCACCTGCCCGTCGACGCGCGCCTCGTCCGGGGCGATCGCGATGCGCCCTCCCGACCAGAGCGGGGTGTACAGCTCCAGGTTGGCCATGTCGAACGCGAACGTCGTCATCCACAGCGTGACGTCGTGTGCGGTCGCGTTCAGCCGGACCGTGTAGTCGACGGCGATGTTGGCGATGCTGCGATGCGTGATCAGCGCGCCCTTCGGCTTGCCACTGGTTCCCGAGGTGTAGATCAGGTAGGCGCACCCGGAAGCCTCCACCGGCGCGGTGAACTCACCGAGCGGCGTGTCCGAGGGCGCTTCGGGGATCGGGGTGAGTGCCAGCTTCGGGAGGTCCAGCTCGGCGGGTATCTCCAGGTCGCGGTCGGTGACCAGCGCTTTCGCGCACGAGTCGGCGAGGAGCTGGTGCACGCGCTGCGCGGGGTGTTCCGGATCGACCGGCAGGTAGGCGGCCCCGGCCAGCCATGTGCCGAGCGCCGTCGCGATCAGCTCCGGAGTGCGCGCCGCCGCGATCGCGACGATGTCACCGGGTCCCACTCCCCTGGCCACCAGGGCGTCACGCGCGGCCGTCGCACCGTCCCACAGCCTGCGGTACGTCACCGAGCGGTCCTGATACTGGACGGCCACCGCGTCGGGGGCGGAAGCGACCCGCGCGTGCAGCGCGGCGGGCAGCGTGTCCGGATGTACGTCGCCGTCGGTGTCGTTGGCCGCGTCGATCACCTTCCGGTCGGCGTCGCTCCACACCCGCAGGTCCCCGGTCGGCAGGTCGAGCGCCCCGGGGAGCGCTTCGAGCAGGGCCTCGTAACGCAGCAGCAGCGCCTCGGCGTCGTCGTGCGAGAGGTGGTCCGTGCAGTACCGGGCGATGACCCGGAGAGTGTCCGGCGCCGAGGCGACGAAGAACTCCAGGTCGAACTTGTTGAAGCCGTTCTCCACCAGGACCGACCGGGCGGGTACGCCACCGAGCACGAAGTCCGGCAGGCCCAGGCCCGGGAAGTAGTTGAACAGGTGGCGGTACATGCGGTTCCGCCACGAGGAGCCGGCTCGCGGTACGAGATCCGGAACGCTGTCCACTGGTACGTCCAGGTGCGCGAGCGCGCCGAAGTAGACGTCCCGCACCTTGAGCACCAGCGTCCGGAAACTCTCCCCGGGGTCGGCGAGCAAACGCAGCGGCAGCACGTTCGTGTGATGACCGACCGCACGCGGATCCTCACGCGGCCGCACGCTCACCGGGGAGCCCACGGTGATGTCGGGTCCGGCGCCGTGCGCGGCGAGCAGCACGTAGTAGGCCGTCAGCAGGACCACCGCCTCAGGTGCCCGGAGTTCCCCCTGCAGGCGCCGCACCGTGGACCGTGCCGTGTCCGACAGCACCCGCGTGATCTGGTCGCCGACCAGCGTGGTCTCCCCCGTGTCGGGAGTGCCGCACCACAGAGCCAGCCCGGACGGGTCGAAGCCGGTCATCCGGTCGCGCCAGAACTCCAGGCTCTCCGGTGTCGGTTCCGGCTCCGTGTACGGGGCGAGGCGCACGAGCAGTTCCGGCGGCACCGGCTCGCCGGCGACCAGGCGGTTGTAGGCCGCCACCAGTTCCTCGAGGATGCGGGTCGCGGAGATGATGTCGTAGACGAGGTGGTGGAAGGCGATGCAGAAGATGTCGCCGCCGGCCCGCCGGAACACCGCGCCGCGCAGCAGGGGCCGCCCGTCGAGCGGGAACCGCCGGTTGACGAACGGCCGCAGCCCGCGCTCCAGATCATCGGCGTCGGCGACGAAGGTCGTGGCTTCCTCGACCTCGACCACAAACCGATCGGACGGCAGCACGGTCTTCATCAGGTCGGCCCCGGTGGCGAAGTACACCGTGCGCAGCACCTCGTGACGGTTCACCACAACGGTCAGCGCGGCACGCAGCGCGTCGGCGTCCAGGGTGCCGTCGGCCTGGAACGCCAGCGAGAGGTTGTTGGGCGACGCGTCGGGGACCAGCCGCTCCAGCAGCCACATGGCCTCTTCCTTGCGCGTGGCCGCGGAAAGGTCACGCGGGGTGCCGAGTGCGGTTCCGGAATCGCTTGGAGAACTCAACGGATTTCCCTCCCAGTACGGTGACGAACCTGCCGTGACACCAGCAGCCTTTTCGGCGAAGGTACAAGGAAATGATGTCGACGCACGCCCGTGCCTTCTCGATGAGGGGCCGACTAGGGGTTCTCAGGGGTTTCTGGGAGCGGTCCGGCGGAATATCGTTCCGACAGCAGACCAGAATCCGTTGTACGGCTGAGGAGTTGCCGAATGACCCCGTCCCGTGCGTGGACAACGTTGATGCCCGGTGACGCGTCGCCGGCGAAGGTGCTCGCTGTGGACTTCGACGCCACGGGCCGGGCAGAGGCCCGTTTCTCCGACCTCGCCCGCAACCTCAAGACGGATCACGGCTTCTGGGAAACCGTGCCACCGCCGCTGACCGGCGGGCCGGAGCCGACGGCGGCCGCCTACGTCGAGCGCTGGGCACGCCGGATCGAGGAGGAGCGGATCCAGGTGCGTGCCGTGTTCGGCTACTGCGCCGGGGCGGTCTACGCGGCAGCCCTCGCCGACCGCATCGGCGGCCGGCAGCGGACCGAGCCGCTGCTGGTGCTCTTCGACCCGGAACTGTCCGTGCCGCAGACCCTGGTCTGGCAGTTCTACAAGGTGGTCGGCCTGATGGCGGGGCAGCTCACCCAGGCCGAGACGGCCGCCGTGAGGGAAGCGGGCCGGCTGGCCCACGAGCGTCACGAGGACATCGTCGAACTGCAGGCCGAGCTGGTCGCGTTGGTACGCACGACGGGTGAGACCGCGCTCGCCGGGGCCGGTCTGGACGCGTCACGCCGTGCCGAACTCTTCGATGTCTTCGAGTCCTTCCTGCGCTTCCTCGCTCTGGCCGGTGAGTTGTCACCGCTCGAACGGTGGCGCTCGGCCGTGGCGTTCAGTTCGACCAGTCCCATGAGCGGGCTGCGGGGCATGCGCGCGGCCGGACAGGCCGTCACAGTGGCGCGCGAGATCGAGGTGGATGTCGAACACGGCGGTCTGCTGGCCGACTCGGAGGTCGCCGCGACGGTCTCCGATCTGCTGGCCGGCTAGGGCCCTTCCATCAGAAGGGCCCTAGCCCACCGACACTCATCCGAAGGGGCAGGAACCGACGCATGACGGAACCGAATTGGGTGCGCATTTTCCACCGGCGTCCGGAAGCGGTCTGCCGATTGGTGTGTTTCCCGCACGCCGGCGGGTCGGCGTCCTATTACTACGCGTTCTCCGAACTCCTCGGCCCGGACATCGAATTGCTCGCGATCCAGTACCCGGGAAGGCAGGACCGGTGCGCGGAGAAAACCGCCGGGAGCATCGCGGAACTCGCCGAGGCGATATGCGAAGCGCTCACCGGTGAACTCGACGGGCCATTCGCCTTCTTCGGCCACAGCATGGGCGCCGTCGCCGCATTCGAGGTGGCCAGACGATTCCAGCAGCGGACCCAACCGGCCCCAAGCCGGCTGTTCGCGTCGGGCTACCCGGCGCCCTCACGGCTGCGCGGCGGTACCGTGCACCGGCGGGACGACGCGGGGCTCGTGGCCGAACTGCGCCTGCTCGGCGGCATCGATCCCCGGTGGCTGGACGACCCGGACCTGCTCGCCACCGTCCTCCCGCCGCTGCGCGCCGACTACCACGCGATCGAGACCCACCCCCGCACCGCCGAACAACTGCGGGGCACGACCGTCACCATGTTCACCGGGGACGCCGATCCCCACACCACCTTGGAGGAAGGGCGGGCGTGGGCGGGCGCCACGACCGGCCCGTTCGAGTTCCACGTCTTCCGAGGCGGACACTTCTACCTCGACGACTGCCTGCCCCGACTCGCCCGGCACGTGACCGACAGCGTCGGCCGAAGCACCCGCTGACCGCTCGGTCACCGGACCGGCGCGGGTTCCGGCCGGGCCCGGTACTCGGCCAGCAGCGCGGCCACCAGCGTGTGTTCCACGTTGCCACCGGAAAGCAGCACACCTATGTCGGTCAGGCGGCCACGGCTCGCGCGGGCGATCCGGAGAGCGGCGGCCAGTGCGGTCGCCGCGGCGGGTTCCACCAGCAGCCGCGCACCGGTCGCCACGGTGCACAGCGCCTCCCGGATCTCGGATTCGGTCACCGTCTCCACCGTGCGCACCCGGTCCCGGACCAGCGAGAAGGGGAGCGCGCCGACCCGGTCGGGACGCAGTCCGTCGGCCAGCGTGGGTCCCACCGGCACCGTCACCGGCGCTCCCGCTCGCAGGGCCGCGCTCAGTGAGGGCACGGCGGCCGGCTCGGCGCCGATCACCTCGACGTCGGTACCGCGCGTGGCGAGACTGGCGCCGGCGACCGCGCTTCCACCGCCCACTGGCAGTACCACCGCGTCGAGCCGGCCTCCGGCCGCAGCGACCTGGGCGAGCAACTCGGCCGTCGCCGTGCCCTGCCCGGCCACCACGTCCGGATCCTGATAGGGGTCGATCACGTCGAAGCCGCGCCGTACCCGGGTCTCCTCGGCCACCGCCACCCGCTCGGCCAGCAGGGAGCCGGCGAGCACGAGCTCGGCGCCGGCCGCGCGGATGCGGCGCTGTTTGGCGACGGGCGCGTCCGTCGGCAGTACGAGCACCGCCGGCAGTCCTCTGCCGACTGCGGCCAGCGCGACGGCGATCGCGTGATTGCCCGTGCTCTGCGCGACCACGCCGCGGCTGCCCGCGGCGGCCAGACGGTCCACGGCGAGCGCCGCGCCGCGTACCTTGAAGGACCCGCCACGCTGCAGATTCTCCGCCTTGAGCCACAGGCGGGCGCCCGCGAGAAAGTCCAGCTCCTCACTGCGCACGACCGGCGTGGTGAGCACTCTGTCTGTCAGCCCCCGCTGGGCCCGATCGATGTCGTCCGGGCTCATCTCCGGCAGACGGGTGCGGCCGGACACGGCCTCCGTCCAGGTGTGTGACATCGGCTTCGTCCTCCGGTCGGCGTCCTGTCCCAGGCATCCTCGACAGCGGGGCTAAGGCACCTCTAACTCGTGCCTAACGTGGGGGCTTCGCCACCCCCTCGTGCCTCAACGCGGGCGCCTCGCCCGTTCGCCGGCGGCCCGGATCCAGGCGAAGGGCGGGCTGTGTTCCCCGTATGCGTCGAGGTACCGCCGCAGAGCGGCGCCGACGCCGGGGGCGGCGGGGCTGTTCCACGCGGCGGGCTCGGCGCCGACGGCGAAGAAGATCTCCACCAGGTCGGGCCACGGAACGGCGGCCGGTGTCCGGTGCAGGGCGATCCGCCGCTGTCCGGCCAGCCAGGTGCGCACCGCGGGGTGCCGGCCTGCGTCGTACCCGTCGACCACCAGGTGCAGCCGCTCCTGCTCGTGTGCTCCGGCTACGGACCTCAGGAAGCGGAGGAGCGCGTCGTCGCGGTGGCGCTCGGTGGCCGGCATTGTGGGCGCTGTTTCCAGGGCCGTGATCAGGGCGGCGGCACTGTGGCTCGTCTCGTCGTGTCTCCCGGCCGGGCCGAGACGTGAGCGCGCGTTGCCCTCCGGGGCCGGGATGCCTCCGGCCCCGTCCGTGCGGACCACCACGGCCTTCTCCGGCGGAGCGAGATACAGCCCCAGCACGTCGCGGGCTGTCTTCTCCAGCACTGGTTCGGTGGGAAAGTCGATTTCCCCGTGGCGCCACGGCTGGATCTGCCACTTGCGCCACACTTTGGCCACCGCCACGTTGGAGACGCCGAGTTCGGCCGCGAGCAGCCGGGACGACCAGCGCCTCGCACCGAGATCTTCCGGTGGACCTTGCAAGGTGCGCACCACGACCCGGACCTCGTCGACCGCGGCCGGGCGCCCGGAGCGGGGCCTGTCCCGCAACCCGGCCGTCCCGGACGAACGGTAACGGCCCCGCCAGGTGACGACGGTCTGCCGGGACACCCCGAGTCGTCGTGCGATCTCGGAGTTCGACAGCCCGTCGGCCGCCAGCAGGACGATCCGCGCCCGCGTCGCCAGCTCCGCGGCGACCGGGACCGAGGCCAGCCAGGCACGCAAGACGTCACGGTCCACGGCGGGAACGACCAGCGGCGCTGCGACAGGCATGCGTCATTGAACCGCGCAACCGAGCCCCTGTCCAAGCACTTTGTGCACAGGGTGCTAGGGGTAACCAGGGGTTATCCCGGCTTCAGGGCGCGCTTAGTGTCAGCAGCATCGCACCGCTGATAGGACAGACGACAGGGGGCTTTGTGGTGTTGCAAAGCGATATTCTGCCGAAGCGCCGAGTCAGGTACGAAATTCTCGGTCCGCTGCGGATCTCCGTCGAGGAGCGCAGCGCGGCGATCAGCGCGCACAAGGTCGAGCTGCTGCTCGCGGTCCTGCTCATCCGCGCCGACCACATCGTCACCGCGGGGCAGTTGATCGACGAGCTCTGGGGAGGCCGGCCGCCGGGCCGGGCCACCGCCGGCCTGCACGTCTATGTCTCGGAACTGCGTAAATTCCTCGACCGGCAGAATATTTCCGACCGTCCGATCGAGACCTGTTCGCCCGGTTACCTGCTCCGGCAGGATTCCGCCGAGATCGATTTCCAGACTTTTCTGACACTTCTCCGGAGTGGTCGCAAAGCCGCCGCGGAATGCCGGAACGAAGAGGCAATTGATTTTCTGGAAAGAGCTCTTTCACTGTGGCGCGGCCCGGTTCTGGGCGGTTTCGCGGAGGGCCCCATCGTCAGCAACTTCATCACGTGGCTCAACGAGGAGCAAACCGAGTGCCTCGAACTGCTCGTCGAGTCACAGCTGCAGCTCGGCCGCCATCGGGAGGTGGTGGGGATGCTGTTCTCGCTCATCGCGGAGAGCCCGTTGCACGAGGCGTTCTATCGCCAGCTGATGCTCGCCCTGTACCGCTCGGAAAGAAAGGCCGACGCACTGCGCGTCTATCAGAAGGCGCGGGGAATTCTCAGTGACGAGTTGGGGCTTGACCCCTGCCGCACACTGCAATCCATGCAACGCTCAATACTCCTCGACGAGGAATCACTTCTGCACGCTTCCCTGTCCGCATGAGACAGAGGCGCCCGAAGCGCCGCGGCCCTTGGAGGGCCGCGGCGCTTCGCCGTGATGATCCAAATCCGCCCGGAGACCGAGGAACGAGGTCGGGCCCCGGCAGGACGCCCGTCCCTGCCTCAGGTCAATAGTTTTCCAGCTCCTGACACCATATCGGCAAAGGACGCCCAAAAAAGCCAGCTTGACCAGCAGCAATGGCCGCCCTCGACAGCGCCACTAGATACCTTGCGTTTCTTACGGCAAGCGGGTTACGCTGACCGCGGTCGCTCGATGTTGATTTTCATGGCGGCCTATTTTACGCACAGAGGACCATTAAATCAGTGCGGCAGTGACCGTTTCCTTTGTCTTCGGATTCATCGGACTTCGTCCGTTCTGAGTGGTTCACCGTCACTCATGAAGATGGATTCAAAGAGAACATCACGGTACGGGGGCGAGCATGAGGCAGCTGGCCAGACGGGAAAGCGAACTGAACGAGCTCCAGGACGCCTTGGACGAGGCAGCGGCGGGCTGGGGGCAGCTGGTGGTGGTGAGCGGCCCGGTGGGCATCGGGAAGACCGCCCTGCTTCACGCGTTCGGCGACGAGGCGGCGAAGGGCGGTGCTCGTGTGCTCCGCGCCTGTGTGCTCGACAAGGCGCGCACTTCGCACTCAGTGCTCGAACATCTTCCTGGCGACGTGGCATCCCCCTTCGCCGATGACGGTTCACGACCCGTGGACCGCTTCGCCTCCGAACTGCTCGACTTCAGCGCGTCGGCACCCATCGTGCTCCTCATCGACGATCTGGACGACGTCGACGTCGAATCACCGGGCTGCCTCGGCGGGCTGCTGGCGAGGATCTGGTCCGCGCGCATACTCGTGGTGGCCAGCGAGGCCACCGGGGCAGCGGAAGGGACGGGCATCCGGTGGACCAACGTCGTCCACCCGGCCCCATGCCGATTCCTTCCGCTCGGACCGCTGACGCCGGCCGCCGTGTCCGAGATGCTGGCCGAGAGTTCGGGCTTCCTGCCCACCACGCGCATCGCCGAGCGCTGCCTGGAGATAACCGGGGGCAGCCCGGCCCTGTTACGCGCGCTGGTCCGGGACATGAACGCCGGTCCCTACACGGCCGGGACGGAACCACTGGTCGGCGGCCACTTCTCCCGGGTGGTGGTCTCCTGTCTGCATCGCTGCGCGCCGGACGTAGCGCACATCGCACGGGCCGTCGCCGTTCTCGGCGACGACGCCTCCCCGCCGATCGTCGCCATGCTCGCCCGTCGGAACCAGGACGCCGTGAACCGTGCGGTCGCCGTACTCACCGACATGGGACTTCTGAGCAACGGCCGGTTCCGGCACGCGGGCGCACGGGCGGCCGTGCTCAACGACATGACCGACGAGGAACGGTCCACGCTGCACGGACGGGCCGCTCGCCTGCTGTACGACGAGGGGGCGTCTGCCACCGTGGTGGCCGGCCACCTCGCGGCCACCCACCAGATCGAGGGCGCCTGGAGTGTTTCGGCCCTGGCCGAGTCCGCGCAGCATGCCCTGGAGGGAGGGGACGTCACGCTCGCGACCAGCTGCCTTCGGCTGGCACGGGAGGCGTGCTCGGGCAAAGCGGAGTGTGCGCGACTGACTGCCGCCCTGATGCGGGTCCAGTGGTGGGTCAACCCGGCCGCGGCCCGTCGTCATCTGTCGGGTCTGCTGGAGGAACTGTGGGCCGGCTACCTCGAACCACGGGACGCCCTCACCGTTTTCGGCGGCCTCTTCTGGACCGGCCAGGTGGCCGAGGCGGAACGGGCCCTGGAGCTGCTCTCGGCGGGCGGAACGCCGCCGCAGGACCATGCGTGGCTGTCCGCCTGGTTCTCCGCCTGGTACCCGAGGCACGCGCCGGCCCTTTCGACCGCATCGCAGCAGGGCACGGTCTCGTCGTCGCTGATGGGGCACCTGTGGCAGCGGCGGACGACGGAGGGTGCCCTGGCGGGCATGGACGACTTTCTGAGTGGCTCCACCGCGGACGATGTGGCCCTGCGGGAGGTGGTGACGGCGTTCACCGCGCTCGTCCACAGCGATCCGGCGGACGACGTGGTGGCACGATGCTACGCACTCGAGCCGCAGGTCGACGGTGACGCACCCGTCGCAGCGCAGGCGCTTTACCAGGCCTGCCGGGCGCTGGTGGCGCTACGCACCGGGGACACCGAGGAGGCTCTGGCACACGCGGAGGCCGCGCTGGGCCTGATGCCTGCGGAGAGTTGGGGCGTGGCGCTCGCGGTGCCCCTGGCCTGCGCGGTGACCGCGACGACCGTGATGGGACGCTACGAGGAGGGAGCGAATCACTTGGCCCGCGCTCTGCCCGAGGCGGCCTTCGACACCCCTTTCGGGCTGCTGTATCTCCAGGCGCGCGGGCAGTTCTATCTGGCGACCGGGCGACCGCGCAACGGGCTGAGCGACCTGGAAGAGTGCGAGCAACGCCTGGCGACCTGGAGGGTTGCCCTGCCTGGACTGGCCACATGGCGGTCGCAGGCGGCACAGGCCCTGGTCGAACTCGGCGAGGTGCGCAAGGCCCGTCGGATGGTGGATCTCCAGCTGTCCACCCTGTCCAGGGAACAGGTTCGACTGCGGGGAACGACGTTGCGGATCCGGGCGGCGACGGAGCCGCCGGACCGTCGCACACCGTTGTTGAGCAAGGCGATCGGCCTGCTCCAGCAGAGCGGGGATCGGCTCGAACTCGCGCGGGCCTTCGCGGACCTGGCGCGAACGCACACCGTCCTGGGCGAACAGGCACTGGCCCGGACAGCCGCACAAAGGTGCGCCGTCCTGGCGGAGCAGTGCGCGGCCCAGCCGTTGCTGGAGCGGATGATCCGCGCCTTCCCGGAACTACGGGCCGAAGAGGCGATCTCCCCCAATAACCCGGACGCCCCGATCCTCAGCACCTCTGAACGCAAGGTCGCAGTGCTCGCCTCGCAGGGCCACACCAACCGCCAGATCGCGAAGAAGCTACACGTCACCGTCAGCACGGTGGAGCAGCACCTCACCCGGGTGTACCGGAAACTGCAGATCCGCCGACGCTCCGAACTGACCCTGCGGCTGGCCCTCGGCGAGATGGGGCATGCCGGTCCGCGAGGT
The nucleotide sequence above comes from Streptomyces sp. NL15-2K. Encoded proteins:
- a CDS encoding LuxR family transcriptional regulator, whose translation is MRQLARRESELNELQDALDEAAAGWGQLVVVSGPVGIGKTALLHAFGDEAAKGGARVLRACVLDKARTSHSVLEHLPGDVASPFADDGSRPVDRFASELLDFSASAPIVLLIDDLDDVDVESPGCLGGLLARIWSARILVVASEATGAAEGTGIRWTNVVHPAPCRFLPLGPLTPAAVSEMLAESSGFLPTTRIAERCLEITGGSPALLRALVRDMNAGPYTAGTEPLVGGHFSRVVVSCLHRCAPDVAHIARAVAVLGDDASPPIVAMLARRNQDAVNRAVAVLTDMGLLSNGRFRHAGARAAVLNDMTDEERSTLHGRAARLLYDEGASATVVAGHLAATHQIEGAWSVSALAESAQHALEGGDVTLATSCLRLAREACSGKAECARLTAALMRVQWWVNPAAARRHLSGLLEELWAGYLEPRDALTVFGGLFWTGQVAEAERALELLSAGGTPPQDHAWLSAWFSAWYPRHAPALSTASQQGTVSSSLMGHLWQRRTTEGALAGMDDFLSGSTADDVALREVVTAFTALVHSDPADDVVARCYALEPQVDGDAPVAAQALYQACRALVALRTGDTEEALAHAEAALGLMPAESWGVALAVPLACAVTATTVMGRYEEGANHLARALPEAAFDTPFGLLYLQARGQFYLATGRPRNGLSDLEECEQRLATWRVALPGLATWRSQAAQALVELGEVRKARRMVDLQLSTLSREQVRLRGTTLRIRAATEPPDRRTPLLSKAIGLLQQSGDRLELARAFADLARTHTVLGEQALARTAAQRCAVLAEQCAAQPLLERMIRAFPELRAEEAISPNNPDAPILSTSERKVAVLASQGHTNRQIAKKLHVTVSTVEQHLTRVYRKLQIRRRSELTLRLALGEMGHAGPRGLLPSTAPLWCGRTARDPDRCLELG